In Gymnogyps californianus isolate 813 chromosome 1, ASM1813914v2, whole genome shotgun sequence, the following are encoded in one genomic region:
- the PMCH gene encoding pro-MCH encodes MCISSYMLILSLSLFSQGFLLSVSKSLQKVEDEDMLLTTLNLGKTLRNGDRTANRGAIPFLKHYETEDSSVLDEEDDRNMKFLDTGSRHDFLNHVMPINLGRKQLPYLALKGAMAFPADTEIQNIESIQERETADGENSAKFPIGRRDFDMLRCMLGRVYRPCWQV; translated from the exons ATGTGTATCTCATCATACATgctaattctctctctctctcttttttctcaaGGTTTTCTACTCTCAGTTTCAAAATCTCTGCAAAAGGTAGAAGATGAAGATATGTTGCTAACCACATTAAATCTAGGAAAAACTCTTCGAAATGGAGATAGAACTGCGAACAGAGGAGCTATACCTTTTCTGAAGCATTATGAGACTGAAGACAGCAGTGTTTTGGATGAAGAGGATGACAGAAACATGAAGTTTTTG gACACAGGTTCCAGACATGATTTCTTAAATCATGTTATGCCAATCAACTTAGGTAGAAAGCAACTACCTTATCTTGCACTGAAGGGAGCCATGGCTTTTCCAGCTgacactgaaattcaaaatattgAATCAATACAGGAGAGAGAGACTGCAGATGGAGAAAATTCAGCTAAATTCCCTATAGGAAGAAGAGATTTTGACA tGCTCAGGTGTATGCTGGGAAGAGTCTATCGACCTTGTTGGCAAGTCTGA